The Nitrospira sp. genomic interval CGATGTCATGGGTGTTGTCGGCTATTGAAATTGTCTTGTAGAAAACTGAGAGCTGGGGACTCAGGGCTAGTTAGGGGCGTCAGTCCATGAGAGATCGTAGTCCCCAGTCCATTCATCTCAGTTCTGGCTAAGGATCCGGTGCGATCGAGAGCGGCGGTTTTCCGAACTTCTGACGCATGTTGTTGATGGTGTTCAGGACAGCAGGCTGTCCGATCATTTTTGCCTCCAACCGGCGCTTGCCAGGAAAGTCCAGCATCGTCACCCCGATCAACATCGTGAGAATGCCCTGGCCTGGCAGGAACAGCATCAAGAAGCCTGCAAACAGAAAGATGACGCCCACCACGTTCTTGGCCAGGTGGCCCAGCCCCCGTAGTACGGGGTGATGATCCTCCATCCAGGGGCGTGGCACACGGATATCAAAAAAGTCTGTCGGGAGTCGGACAAGGATGAATGGGATGGCGATCAATGACCCAACAAAGAAGACAATCGACAGGGCCGTTAGGGTCACGAGGGTTTCCGTCGAGATATATTGCTGTACTGTTGAAAGGAGTTCATCCATTGGTCGGCATCCTAGCACTGAGTCCATGACCCCCTCAAGGCGAACAGAGGAGCAGTCTTGGGTTTACGCGATCGTACTCGAACGTTATAATCATCTCGCATGGAGTCCCGATATGAATCGGCATGCTTCCTCGCCCCATGCCGTCGGATGAAGTCGATATTGCAATGACCAACTACGTGAATAGCGTGACAGCCAGAGCGCAAAAGAAATGACTATGTCGACGAAGCCGAAATTCGTCATCTTCGCCCACAACGCCACGTACGATAAGCTGCACCAGGTCGCGACGCTGGGGATGACGGCTGCGGCGATGGGCAAAGACGTGATCATTGTCTTGCTATTTTGGACGATCAAAAAACTCGCCGAAGGGAAGATCGATCAGATTGATTTCCCACCGGAGTATGCCGAGTCGGCTGAGGAAGTTGCTCGGTTGCTGAAAGAGAAAAAGGTGCCGAAGATCTCGGAGATGTTCCAAGATGCCAAGCATGTTGGAACACTTCGGCTGATTGCCTGCAGCGCCGGCTTAGAATACATGGGCGTGGATGCCAGCGCGGTCGAAAAGAATGTTGACGAGGTGATGGGTCTGCCAGCTATCCTTTCCCTGACCGCTGAGGCTGAAACGAAGCTTTTCATATAGCCCCTAAGCTCCCTCTCACTGCTTACCCCTAACGTGATTTCGTGACCCCTACGCGATCGCACATGTCCGCCAACTTGCACGTGCTGCACCGCGGTGAAACCGGTAGGCATAGGTTCTGCCCATAGGGGACGAGGAGATCGTTGTACATGATCCAGTATTGTTTCGGGAGCTTGCGCCGGAGGGCATCTTCTGATGCTTCCGGTGTCTTCGTGTCGATATAACCCCATCGATTGCTAATTCGGTGGACGTGAATATCTACACAGATTCCCGGCTTGCCAAATCCAAGCGTCACCACCAGATTCGCCGTTTTCCGACCGACTCCTGGTAAGGTGAGCAGTTCATCAATGGAGTCCGGGACCTTCCCGCCATACTCATCGATCAGGCGGCGGCAGATGTGGTGAATCGATTTGGCTTTTGTCCGATAGAACCCGACCGGGTAAATGGCCTGTTCGACCTTCTTCAGCGGCAGCTCTAACATGGTTGCCGGTGTGCGAGCCAGGGCGAAGAGTCGGTCGCCGGCTTCCCTTGTCGTTTTATCTTTGGTTCGCAAACTGAGGAGGGTGGACATGAGGATGGGAAAGGGATCGCGGTTTGATTCCTTGGCTACGACCCCGACGACCGGTTCTGGCCAGCGACAAATCTCTCGCTTGACTATGCGGATAGCGGCATGGATTTGCTGCTGACGCATGTAAATGGTCGTAAACGAAGGGAGGCTGCTGGGAGGAGCAGAAGACCGTGTCTACTCAGGCTTCCGCTTTGACAACCACTTCTGACGGCGCCGTTGAGCTTCGCGTTGCTTTGCTTTCTTTCGCACGCTGGGCTTCTCGTAGAAACGGCGACGCTTCAGCTCACGGAACAGACCTTCTCCCGCGAGCTTCTTCTTGGCAACTTTCAGTGCTTTTTCAACGTTGTTGTTGAAGACCTTGATTTCCATCCCCGTGATTTTCGACTTTCTCAGGCCAAGTCAGCCTGCTGCATACGGTTTTCAATCATTCGGCGCCGGAGTCTAGCACAACACCCTGAGTTCCTCAAGGCTTTCTGTGGCCTTTACAATTCTGAGCCGTATGGAATGTATAAGTTTATGATTTTCTTGCATATTTGTATTTGTGTGAACCGTAATAAGACCTGCTTTGGCCGCTGCAATGACAAGAGTCAGTCCTACAGTAAGATCTGAGTGAATGGTCGGCTTTGCTCCCTCGCGTAACGCATAGAGCAACCGCGCAACCTCGCAGGACAGCTCCGTGATTTCTAGCGGTACTTCCGTAGCCCGTTGGAGCGCAATTAAAATCACCTGATGGCGATCAGGATGGTGTTTTGGGATCTTGTACGCATCCATCAGCCCATTGTAGGCCTCTGCATCTGTTTGAACGAGTTGATGGAGCTGCCGGCTCAATTCGAGTAAGCGCTGTTCTCTGTCCGATTGTCCAGCGAGGCGTGCTCCCATCACCCCCAAGGAAGCCGCCAGGGCACCCACGAACGCCGTGACGCTGCCACCGGCTGGCGCTGGTTTGGCGTCAGCAACGGCGGCCAGGAAATGTGAGAGGGGGTGCGCCGGTTCGTGCTTGCTGCGCATCGCCTCGGCGATTCTAGTTTCGAGGACCTGGCTGGAATCTAATCGATCGAGCTGCAACGAGACAGCGGCTGCCTGGTCCAATGCCGCTTGAGGAGCAAGGCCGATCAATTCACTCCCCGCCACATCTATATTGCGTGTCGCGGCTTCGGTCTTGACGCGCTGAAACACAGTCAGAATGGGTGTCACGAGGTAATCGGTCACATTGATGGCGACCTGCACCATACCGCGACTGGATAGCGCTACTCCGATCGCTTTGATAGAGGGCAACCCGCCGCTTGAGTGGCGGACGGCTCTGGCGATGGACCGGGCTTGCTCAACGTCCCTCGAGCAGAGGTTCACGTTGTAGGCGATCAGCGGAGGCCGGGCGCCGATGGCGATTGCTCCCGCGCGTTCATGCAGTCGAGGGGGACCGAAGTCTGGAATCCAATCGGGGTCTGACTCCATCCGGAACGCCAGGCCTTCGAGCCCTCCACGCCTGACTGACTCCAATGGAGCGTGGTCGGCATGGCCCGCGGCACGTTCGTACAAGAAAACGGGGATTTCCAGCTCACGCCCCACTCGTTCTCCTAGTCGCTTTGCAAGCTGGACGCAGTCCTCCATTGTCGTACCCCTGATTGGGATAAACGGCACCACATCCGTCGCTCCTATCCGGGGGTGTACGCCGACATGTGTCCGTAGGTCAATGAGTTCAGTCGCGAGCCGAACGGCACGAAATGCAGCTTCAACGATTGCGTCCGGGGGGCCACAGAAGG includes:
- a CDS encoding endonuclease III, which translates into the protein MRQQQIHAAIRIVKREICRWPEPVVGVVAKESNRDPFPILMSTLLSLRTKDKTTREAGDRLFALARTPATMLELPLKKVEQAIYPVGFYRTKAKSIHHICRRLIDEYGGKVPDSIDELLTLPGVGRKTANLVVTLGFGKPGICVDIHVHRISNRWGYIDTKTPEASEDALRRKLPKQYWIMYNDLLVPYGQNLCLPVSPRCSTCKLADMCDRVGVTKSR
- the ftcD gene encoding glutamate formimidoyltransferase; translated protein: MDQLVECVPNFSEGRDQGTVHALIDAVTSTADVTLLDHSMDTDHHRSVLTFCGPPDAIVEAAFRAVRLATELIDLRTHVGVHPRIGATDVVPFIPIRGTTMEDCVQLAKRLGERVGRELEIPVFLYERAAGHADHAPLESVRRGGLEGLAFRMESDPDWIPDFGPPRLHERAGAIAIGARPPLIAYNVNLCSRDVEQARSIARAVRHSSGGLPSIKAIGVALSSRGMVQVAINVTDYLVTPILTVFQRVKTEAATRNIDVAGSELIGLAPQAALDQAAAVSLQLDRLDSSQVLETRIAEAMRSKHEPAHPLSHFLAAVADAKPAPAGGSVTAFVGALAASLGVMGARLAGQSDREQRLLELSRQLHQLVQTDAEAYNGLMDAYKIPKHHPDRHQVILIALQRATEVPLEITELSCEVARLLYALREGAKPTIHSDLTVGLTLVIAAAKAGLITVHTNTNMQENHKLIHSIRLRIVKATESLEELRVLC
- the rpsU gene encoding 30S ribosomal protein S21 encodes the protein MEIKVFNNNVEKALKVAKKKLAGEGLFRELKRRRFYEKPSVRKKAKQREAQRRRQKWLSKRKPE